A single region of the Phormidium ambiguum IAM M-71 genome encodes:
- a CDS encoding tetratricopeptide repeat protein, translated as MSNITPPGELILAKLGIDPSAIKSIKPRWKRTHYRAVINWLTKYEPQPNTSNLEKVRGYLEAFHHLCEVEAWEEASNIIFAFLNVSNNLQLHNQLRFWGYYQELADLCLIILGKLAPNLNCVLLNNLGSSYAGMGDYGKAAKYYEQSLAIAREIKDRQLESSNLNDLGLTYNALGDNDQAIDYCQQSLDIAQQISDRLGETNALLGLGIIYYSLGKYHQAINYYKQGLFISTEIQNKAGEEKALGNLGIICYSLGHYAQAISYFEQTLMIVKETQDRQGKEATLTNLGLAYAELGEYDKAIEYHQQSLYIAGEIKNRRGEGRAFGNLGITYHNQGNHAEALKHYHQSLVIAQEVCDRQQEGNVLGNIRATLIELQRYSGALESLQKALEIFREIQEPLGEYKTLANLGDTYCAIGDYSKAIKCYEDSRIILHEMQAFKVEESVISKLVSAYCVLGDYAKAIAYNHQHIAIVQATLHRLWLRKKEQIINQDYD; from the coding sequence ATGAGTAACATTACGCCGCCTGGTGAATTGATTTTAGCGAAACTTGGTATCGACCCATCTGCTATAAAGTCGATTAAACCACGTTGGAAACGCACTCATTATAGAGCGGTTATCAATTGGCTGACGAAGTACGAACCTCAACCAAATACTTCTAATTTAGAGAAGGTGCGTGGTTATTTAGAAGCGTTTCATCATCTCTGCGAAGTGGAAGCATGGGAAGAGGCATCCAATATTATTTTTGCCTTTCTTAATGTTTCCAATAATCTACAATTACACAATCAACTTAGGTTTTGGGGATACTATCAAGAACTGGCTGACCTTTGCTTAATAATCTTAGGGAAGTTAGCTCCGAATTTGAATTGTGTTCTTTTGAATAATCTGGGCAGTTCTTATGCTGGGATGGGAGACTATGGTAAAGCAGCCAAATATTACGAGCAGAGTTTGGCAATTGCACGAGAAATCAAAGACCGCCAGCTAGAAAGCAGTAACTTAAATGATTTAGGACTAACTTACAATGCTTTAGGTGATAATGACCAAGCAATAGATTACTGTCAGCAGAGTCTAGATATCGCACAGCAAATCAGCGATCGCCTTGGGGAGACCAATGCTCTACTAGGTCTAGGAATAATTTACTATTCTTTAGGTAAATACCACCAAGCGATTAATTACTATAAGCAGGGGTTGTTTATATCGACAGAAATTCAAAACAAAGCTGGAGAGGAGAAAGCTCTGGGAAATTTAGGAATAATTTGCTATTCTCTGGGACATTATGCTCAAGCCATCTCTTACTTTGAGCAAACTTTAATGATTGTAAAGGAAACTCAAGACCGTCAAGGTAAGGAAGCTACTCTAACAAATTTAGGGCTTGCTTATGCAGAACTAGGAGAGTATGACAAAGCTATTGAGTACCACCAGCAGAGTTTATATATCGCAGGAGAAATTAAAAATCGTAGAGGAGAGGGGCGGGCATTTGGAAATCTGGGCATAACTTATCATAACCAAGGCAACCATGCTGAAGCACTTAAGCATTATCACCAGAGTTTGGTAATTGCACAAGAAGTTTGTGACCGCCAACAAGAAGGAAATGTTTTAGGAAATATAAGGGCTACTCTAATTGAACTTCAGCGGTATTCAGGAGCCTTAGAATCCTTACAAAAAGCTTTAGAGATTTTTAGAGAAATTCAAGAACCATTAGGGGAGTATAAGACTTTGGCAAATTTGGGAGATACTTACTGTGCCATTGGAGATTATTCCAAAGCAATCAAGTGCTATGAAGATAGTAGGATAATCCTACACGAAATGCAAGCTTTCAAAGTAGAGGAGAGCGTTATAAGCAAACTGGTGTCTGCTTACTGTGTTTTAGGAGACTATGCTAAAGCGATCGCCTACAATCATCAGCATATAGCAATTGTGCAAGCAACTTTACATAGACTGTGGCTTCGTAAAAAGGAACAAATAATTAATCAAGACTATGACTAA
- a CDS encoding tetratricopeptide repeat protein, producing the protein MTKLANSGFEYQQNQEIINITSFTEPVIVKIGIEASAIKSIKPQWKRTHYRAIINWLTKYEPQPNAPNLEKIRGYLEAFHHLCEVEDWEKAWIILTLHLTSQNLIKLYEQLAIWSYYQYEVDLYSKILGKLDSKREAILLNNLGNAYRFQGSYIVAIEYHEQALAIAQSIGEKHQIGRALAGLANAYCCRAEYFCGIDYYKQGLENLQDIEDKTAKGAVLGNIGFAYSCIGDYPTAFDYLQQSLTVARTIGDIGGVGTALASLSSIYNDLKDYDNAINCSQEYLIIAQTRGDKWGISKALANFGDAFFHQTNYHKAIDYYQQSLVIVQEIGDKQGVGTILGSLGNAYKALENYLYAIDYYQQALVISAEIEDRRGEATAWFNLGYTLATVDRKWEAVKAFEKAHNLYQAIGLKDKVEKCDSFIQQVGMIVVAIPMKTPEITVTPCLRKYSQSVSRRNRLKAVLVRFGQKLIHWVRCLSRQLWQLFRVK; encoded by the coding sequence ATGACTAAATTGGCTAATTCAGGCTTTGAATATCAACAGAATCAAGAGATAATTAATATCACATCTTTTACTGAGCCAGTTATTGTAAAAATTGGGATTGAGGCATCTGCTATAAAATCCATTAAACCTCAGTGGAAACGCACTCATTATCGAGCTATCATCAACTGGTTGACAAAGTACGAACCTCAGCCAAATGCTCCTAATTTAGAAAAAATACGTGGCTACTTGGAAGCGTTTCATCATCTTTGTGAAGTAGAAGACTGGGAGAAAGCTTGGATAATTCTCACTCTTCACCTCACTTCTCAAAATCTTATAAAGTTATATGAGCAACTGGCAATTTGGAGCTACTATCAGTATGAAGTTGACCTGTATAGCAAAATTTTGGGAAAGCTAGATTCAAAAAGAGAAGCAATTTTATTGAACAATTTAGGTAATGCTTATCGTTTTCAAGGAAGCTATATAGTTGCTATTGAATATCACGAACAAGCTTTAGCTATTGCACAAAGCATTGGAGAGAAGCACCAAATTGGCAGAGCTTTGGCAGGGTTGGCGAATGCCTACTGTTGTAGGGCAGAGTATTTCTGTGGAATTGATTACTACAAGCAGGGCCTAGAAAATTTACAAGATATAGAAGATAAAACGGCAAAAGGAGCAGTTTTGGGAAATATAGGTTTTGCTTACTCTTGTATAGGAGATTATCCCACAGCCTTTGATTACCTTCAGCAGTCTTTGACCGTTGCACGGACTATTGGAGATATAGGAGGAGTTGGAACAGCTTTGGCAAGTCTGAGTAGTATTTATAATGATCTAAAAGATTATGATAATGCTATTAATTGTTCCCAAGAATATTTAATAATTGCACAAACAAGAGGAGATAAATGGGGAATTAGTAAAGCTCTTGCTAATTTTGGTGATGCCTTTTTTCATCAAACAAACTATCACAAGGCTATCGATTATTATCAACAGTCTTTAGTAATAGTACAGGAAATTGGCGACAAGCAGGGAGTTGGTACGATTTTGGGAAGTCTGGGCAATGCTTACAAAGCTTTGGAAAATTACCTCTACGCCATTGATTACTATCAGCAAGCTTTGGTGATTTCAGCAGAAATAGAAGATAGGCGTGGAGAGGCGACTGCCTGGTTCAATTTAGGCTATACTCTGGCAACAGTAGACCGCAAGTGGGAGGCAGTTAAAGCATTTGAAAAGGCTCATAACCTCTATCAAGCGATAGGACTCAAAGACAAAGTTGAAAAATGCGATTCCTTCATCCAACAAGTGGGGATGATAGTTGTCGCTATACCCATGAAGACACCAGAGATTACTGTTACACCCTGCCTTAGAAAATACTCCCAATCTGTGTCAAGAAGAAATAGGCTAAAAGCAGTGTTGGTCAGGTTTGGTCAAAAACTTATCCATTGGGTAAGGTGTTTGTCTCGGCAATTGTGGCAATTGTTTCGCGTTAAGTGA